Proteins from a genomic interval of Scophthalmus maximus strain ysfricsl-2021 chromosome 22, ASM2237912v1, whole genome shotgun sequence:
- the lrrc3b gene encoding leucine-rich repeat-containing protein 3B — protein sequence MNLLDLWLSRSIPMCLLLQSLVLMALCFPSASMCPKGCICQRDPHLHGLNVTCSQSRLKEIPPSLPVDTVLLRLDHNQIGAVPDQTFHGLRLLRELNLSYNAVETLGEAAFSGIEATLQVLDLSHNRITSVHKDAFARLKARVIVDDNPWHCDCALQQAISGMAHNHEAAARVLCRSSELRDQEGRPFLAVDTDLCNLAKRTTDYAMLVTMFGWFAMVISYVVYYVRQNQEDARRHLEYLKSLPSKPKKPDEADDISTVV from the coding sequence ATGAATCTGCTGGACTTGTGGCTGTCGCGCTCCATCCCCATGTGCCTGCTCCTTCAGAGCCTTGTCCTCATGGCCCTGTGCTTCCCCTCGGCCAGCATGTGTCCAAAGGGCTGCATCTGCCAACGCGACCCCCACCTCCACGGCCTCAACGTTACCTGCAGCCAGTCCCGCCTCAAAGAGATCCCCCCCAGCCTCCCTGTTGACACCGTCCTTCTAAGGCTGGATCACAACCAAATAGGAGCGGTGCCCGATCAAACCTTCCATGGACTTAGGCTGTTGAGGGAGCTCAATCTTTCATACAACGCGGTGGAGACTTTAGGGGAAGCAGCCTTCAGTGGTATAGAGGCGACTTTACAGGTGCTGGACCTCTCCCACAACCGTATTACTAGCGTACACAAGGATGCCTTTGCTCGGCTGAAGGCCCGCGTCATTGTGGATGATAACCCCTGGCATTGCGATTGCGCCCTCCAGCAAGCTATCAGTGGAATGGCCCACAACCACGAAGCTGCTGCCCGGGTTCTCTGCAGGAGCTCAGAGCTACGCGACCAGGAGGGAAGACCTTTCTTGGCGGTGGATACTGACCTCTGTAACCTGGCCAAAAGGACCACAGACTATGCTATGCTGGTGACCATGTTTGGTTGGTTTGCCATGGTCATTTCGTATGTGGTATATTATGTACGGCAGAACCAGGAGGACGCCCGCCGCCACCTGGAGTACCTCAAGTCTCTTCCTAGCAAGCCCAAGAAACCTGATGAGGCTGATGACATTAGCACTGTTGTCTGA